Proteins found in one Hypericibacter terrae genomic segment:
- a CDS encoding c-type cytochrome, producing the protein MTRGQARRILAPLLALILAAVMAVWIVPPLIQRLKSAFPPAFEHSPTGFAAATIARGAVLFPVQCARCHGATGRGDGPDAKALPVPPADLTAQHLWNHSDRELFGWLSQGIERPQGTVVMPGFADVLPESDLWALIDFLRAHNAGAVFGATGQWPHALLAPDFAATCAGGGRITLSDLKDKAALIVALRSDETDLPPLPEALAARLVVIALARDRQIEETGGLCVADDPAAWTAYAVIAGVDGESLGGMQFLADPQGWLRAVWKSGEPLAWSDPGALAARIEAFRGDRVSAEAGLPLQR; encoded by the coding sequence ATGACGAGGGGCCAGGCTCGACGGATCCTCGCGCCGCTGCTGGCGCTGATCCTCGCCGCGGTCATGGCCGTCTGGATCGTTCCGCCACTGATCCAGCGGTTGAAGTCGGCCTTTCCACCCGCCTTCGAACATTCGCCCACCGGCTTCGCGGCGGCCACGATCGCACGGGGCGCGGTGCTCTTTCCCGTGCAATGCGCCCGTTGCCATGGCGCGACCGGCCGGGGCGACGGCCCGGATGCGAAAGCCCTGCCGGTCCCGCCGGCGGACCTGACCGCACAGCATCTCTGGAACCATAGCGATCGCGAGCTGTTCGGCTGGCTGTCGCAAGGGATCGAACGGCCGCAAGGCACGGTCGTCATGCCGGGCTTCGCCGATGTTCTTCCGGAATCCGATCTTTGGGCGTTGATCGATTTCCTGCGCGCCCACAATGCCGGCGCGGTGTTCGGCGCAACCGGGCAATGGCCTCATGCCCTCCTGGCGCCGGATTTCGCCGCGACTTGCGCCGGCGGGGGCAGGATCACGCTGTCGGATCTCAAGGACAAGGCCGCGCTCATCGTCGCGCTGCGGTCGGACGAGACGGATCTGCCGCCTCTGCCGGAAGCGCTGGCGGCCCGGCTGGTTGTGATTGCGCTGGCGCGAGATCGCCAGATCGAGGAGACCGGCGGTCTTTGCGTTGCCGACGATCCCGCCGCCTGGACGGCCTATGCGGTCATCGCCGGTGTCGACGGGGAGTCCCTGGGAGGAATGCAGTTCCTCGCCGATCCGCAAGGCTGGCTGCGCGCGGTCTGGAAATCGGGGGAGCCGCTTGCCTGGAGCGATCCGGGAGCGCTGGCGGCCAGGATCGAGGCGTTTCGCGGCGATCGGGTTTCGGCGGAGGCGGGGCTGCCGCTTCAGCGCTGA
- a CDS encoding DoxX family protein, translating into MSDHRPAGGVAVAARSLIEWLERVPLALPELVLRLGVALAFWRSGLTKLPFGNPTTLTLFSEEYRVPILPPELAAYLATSLELTCPILLVLGVLTRPAAAALLAQTLVIQTFVYPENYPDHLLWAGPLLYLLLRGPGRWSIDAFIRHRAIGRA; encoded by the coding sequence GTGTCAGATCACCGGCCGGCCGGCGGCGTTGCCGTCGCGGCGCGTTCGCTCATCGAATGGCTCGAACGAGTGCCTCTGGCATTGCCGGAGCTGGTGCTGCGCCTCGGCGTCGCGCTCGCCTTCTGGCGCTCCGGCCTGACCAAGCTGCCCTTCGGCAATCCCACCACCCTCACCTTGTTCAGCGAGGAATACCGGGTTCCGATCCTGCCGCCCGAGCTCGCCGCCTATCTTGCCACGAGCCTCGAACTGACCTGCCCCATACTCCTCGTGCTGGGCGTTCTGACGCGACCCGCCGCGGCGGCCCTGCTGGCGCAGACGCTGGTGATCCAGACCTTCGTCTATCCGGAGAATTATCCGGACCATCTGCTCTGGGCCGGTCCCCTGCTCTATCTGCTGCTGCGCGGCCCCGGCCGCTGGTCGATCGACGCCTTCATCCGCCACCGGGCCATCGGTCGCGCCTGA
- a CDS encoding BufA1 family periplasmic bufferin-type metallophore gives MKARIVTATTIAGAITLALLSSAKAGPAAVPDFKNEKCYGIAQAGKNDCQTATHSCAGSSTKAGDPASWIYVPAGTCSKIVGGMMQPM, from the coding sequence ATGAAGGCAAGAATCGTAACCGCAACCACCATCGCCGGCGCTATCACCCTCGCGCTCCTCAGCAGCGCCAAGGCCGGTCCCGCCGCTGTGCCCGATTTCAAGAACGAGAAATGCTACGGCATCGCGCAGGCCGGCAAGAACGACTGCCAGACGGCCACCCATTCCTGCGCCGGCAGCTCGACCAAGGCCGGCGACCCGGCCTCCTGGATCTATGTGCCCGCGGGCACCTGCAGCAAGATCGTCGGCGGCATGATGCAGCCGATGTGA
- a CDS encoding pyridoxamine 5'-phosphate oxidase family protein — protein MNTDRVYSSDVAFSPAVKNIQTRKGSRRSYARIEEQGAWQTRVTPDLAEFIGAQTSVFLATANSQGQPYIQHRGGPPGFLKVLDDRTIGFADFAGNRQYITQGNLAENPKAQLFLIDYAHRRRIKIWGEARVVEDDAELIAKLMPQGYRARPEQAILFTVSAWDSNCPQHIPQRFEATDVAAALQERDERIEVLEAENARLREAERTGGTKSP, from the coding sequence ATGAACACCGACCGGGTCTATTCCAGCGATGTCGCCTTCTCGCCGGCCGTGAAGAACATCCAGACGCGCAAGGGTTCCCGGCGGTCCTATGCGCGCATCGAAGAGCAGGGCGCCTGGCAGACTCGGGTGACGCCCGACCTGGCCGAATTCATCGGCGCGCAGACCAGCGTCTTCCTCGCCACCGCCAACAGCCAGGGCCAGCCCTACATCCAGCATCGCGGCGGCCCGCCCGGGTTCCTGAAGGTGCTGGACGACCGGACCATCGGGTTCGCCGACTTCGCCGGCAACCGGCAGTACATCACGCAAGGCAACCTCGCCGAGAATCCCAAGGCCCAGCTCTTCCTCATCGACTACGCCCACCGGCGACGCATCAAGATCTGGGGCGAGGCCCGCGTGGTCGAAGACGATGCCGAGCTGATCGCCAAGTTGATGCCGCAAGGTTATAGGGCGCGTCCCGAGCAGGCGATCCTCTTCACCGTTTCCGCCTGGGATTCGAACTGCCCGCAACATATTCCGCAGCGCTTCGAGGCCACCGATGTTGCTGCGGCACTGCAGGAACGCGACGAGCGCATCGAAGTTCTGGAAGCGGAGAACGCGCGCCTGCGGGAAGCGGAAAGAACCGGTGGCACGAAGAGCCCGTGA
- a CDS encoding GlcG/HbpS family heme-binding protein: MALSEARRTTRVAAALSLAGFLASPLFTPTAAVAQTQIAGNALSLDLAMEAAAESVRVCGEHGWHVSVSVVDSAGDVKLQAKGDGSTVHTKDASFRKAYTTVTFGPIFGFDRLGDWVEKLKTNPYASAYASLPNIFLLPGAVAVKVKGEIVAAIGVGGAPGGQNDEICAEAGLARIQNRLAQ; encoded by the coding sequence ATGGCTCTCAGTGAAGCGCGCCGCACGACACGGGTCGCCGCGGCCCTGTCGCTCGCCGGTTTCCTTGCCTCGCCTCTATTCACGCCCACAGCGGCGGTGGCGCAGACCCAGATTGCCGGTAACGCCTTGAGCCTCGACCTCGCGATGGAGGCGGCGGCGGAATCCGTGCGGGTTTGCGGCGAACATGGATGGCATGTGAGCGTCTCCGTCGTCGACAGCGCCGGCGATGTGAAGCTCCAGGCGAAAGGCGACGGCAGCACCGTCCATACCAAGGATGCAAGCTTCCGCAAGGCCTATACGACGGTGACATTCGGACCGATCTTCGGTTTCGACCGCTTGGGCGACTGGGTGGAGAAGCTCAAGACCAATCCCTACGCATCGGCCTACGCATCCCTGCCCAATATCTTTCTGCTGCCGGGTGCGGTCGCCGTGAAAGTCAAAGGCGAGATCGTCGCTGCCATCGGCGTCGGCGGCGCTCCGGGCGGGCAGAACGACGAGATCTGCGCCGAGGCCGGTCTCGCCAGGATCCAGAATCGTCTGGCGCAATAA